The following coding sequences are from one Lysinibacillus sp. FSL W8-0992 window:
- a CDS encoding heavy metal translocating P-type ATPase yields MEYTNRENVSLIENTKRHAELIAAVMAGLFILLAWRLDTNDQTTASILLYVVAFCVGGFAKAKEGIEETLEEKKLNVELLMILAAVGSAAIGYWTEGAILIFIFAVSGALETYAMNKSHREISALMNLQPEEAWLVRGGFEPMKVAVSTLKIGDHLLIKPGERVPADGIIFKGQSSIDESAISGEPLPIAKFEGDEVFAGTVNLNGAITMEMTKPNSETLFQKIIMLVQSAQSEKSPSQQFIEKFEGTYVKFVLLSVALMMFLPHFLLGWDWTTTFYRAMVLLVVASPCALVASIMPATLATISNGAKNGVLFKGGLHLEHLSVLRALAVDKTGTLTQGKPVVTEFIVREGLDQQEALALLAGIEAQSNHPLAQAITSYAKAQHISQFAQATIEDIPGWGMKGYVNETEYLIGKPDFVGEDEANAFANNALAKLTSEGKTVIFMRDKEGIVALAALKDTVRDEAKKAVTLLKELGIDVVMLTGDNDKTAKVIAKEAGVTEYVAECLPETKVTEMKRLLNQHNFVGMVGDGINDAPALATATTGIAMGEGTDVALETADVVLMKNDLSKIAYAVRLSRKMQRIVKQNIFFSIGIIVLLIASNFLQAVDLPLGVIGHEGSTILVILNGLRMLNKNV; encoded by the coding sequence ATGGAATATACTAATCGAGAAAATGTAAGTCTAATTGAGAATACAAAGAGACATGCTGAACTGATTGCTGCTGTTATGGCTGGATTATTTATTTTACTTGCATGGCGTTTAGATACAAATGATCAAACAACAGCTTCTATTCTCTTATATGTTGTTGCTTTTTGTGTCGGAGGATTTGCCAAAGCAAAAGAAGGTATTGAAGAAACACTAGAAGAAAAAAAATTGAATGTAGAATTACTTATGATATTAGCTGCAGTCGGCTCAGCTGCCATTGGCTATTGGACAGAAGGCGCAATTCTTATTTTTATCTTCGCTGTCAGTGGTGCTCTTGAAACATATGCTATGAACAAAAGTCATCGCGAAATTTCTGCTCTTATGAATTTACAACCTGAAGAGGCTTGGCTAGTACGTGGTGGATTTGAACCGATGAAGGTTGCTGTCTCCACATTAAAAATTGGCGATCATTTACTTATTAAACCAGGTGAACGTGTTCCAGCAGACGGTATTATCTTTAAAGGACAGTCGTCTATTGATGAATCAGCGATTAGTGGTGAGCCGCTACCTATTGCTAAATTTGAAGGTGACGAAGTATTTGCAGGAACGGTTAATTTAAATGGTGCAATTACGATGGAAATGACGAAACCAAATTCCGAAACACTATTCCAAAAAATTATTATGCTTGTACAAAGTGCTCAAAGCGAAAAATCGCCTTCTCAACAATTCATCGAAAAATTCGAAGGCACATATGTAAAGTTTGTATTATTATCTGTAGCGCTTATGATGTTCCTTCCCCACTTTTTACTCGGTTGGGATTGGACGACTACATTTTATCGAGCAATGGTGCTCCTAGTTGTTGCCTCCCCTTGTGCACTCGTTGCATCCATAATGCCTGCAACATTAGCAACTATTTCAAATGGCGCTAAAAATGGGGTGTTATTTAAAGGTGGCTTGCATTTAGAGCATCTAAGTGTTTTACGTGCATTAGCTGTCGATAAAACAGGTACTCTTACACAAGGAAAACCAGTCGTTACAGAGTTTATTGTACGTGAAGGCTTAGATCAACAAGAAGCATTAGCTCTTCTTGCAGGCATTGAAGCACAGTCAAATCACCCATTAGCCCAAGCAATTACAAGCTACGCAAAAGCGCAACATATTTCACAGTTTGCGCAAGCAACAATAGAAGATATCCCTGGTTGGGGCATGAAGGGCTACGTTAATGAAACAGAGTACCTTATCGGTAAACCCGATTTTGTAGGAGAGGATGAAGCCAATGCTTTTGCAAATAACGCATTAGCGAAGCTTACCTCAGAAGGTAAAACGGTAATTTTCATGCGTGACAAAGAAGGCATTGTTGCACTTGCTGCGTTAAAAGATACAGTTCGTGATGAGGCAAAGAAAGCCGTCACATTATTAAAAGAATTAGGTATAGATGTCGTCATGCTTACTGGTGATAATGATAAAACAGCAAAAGTTATTGCGAAAGAAGCTGGCGTTACTGAATACGTGGCAGAGTGTCTTCCCGAAACAAAAGTTACGGAAATGAAACGCCTACTTAATCAACATAACTTTGTAGGGATGGTTGGCGATGGCATTAATGACGCACCTGCATTAGCTACAGCTACTACTGGGATTGCAATGGGAGAAGGTACTGATGTTGCTTTGGAAACAGCAGACGTTGTGTTAATGAAAAATGACTTATCTAAAATTGCATATGCAGTACGCCTATCTCGCAAAATGCAACGAATCGTCAAACAAAACATCTTCTTCTCTATCGGTATCATTGTTTTGCTAATTGCCTCTAACTTTTTACAAGCTGTTGATTTACCACTAGGTGTCATCGGGCATGAAGGTAGTACAATTCTTGTAATATTAAACGGCTTACGAATGCTTAATAAAAATGTATAA
- a CDS encoding fumarate hydratase, translating to MNLQTLEKSLYNLITETSTNLPKDVRRAIKKAKEAENAGTRAAMSLETISNNIIMAEDNVSPICQDTGLPTFKIYTPVGVNQLEIKEAIKKAINDTTADAKLRPNAVDSLTGANSGNNLGDGLPVMKFEQWEKDYITIKLILKGGGCENKNIQYSLPCELEGLGRAGRDLDGIRKCILHSVYQAQGQGCSAGFIGVGIGGDRSSGYDLAKEQLFRHVEDTNSNPDLAKLEEYVVKTANTFGIGTMGFGGEATLLGCKIGVMHRIPASFYVSVAYNCWAYRRMAVDINPETGEIINWHYQEGEKITFKEDEVAATTDETLTNVVELTAPITEEQIRSLKVGDVVSITGRMYTGRDAIHHHLMSHDAPVDLNGQVIYHCGPVMAKDEEGNWTVKAAGPTTSIREEPYQGDIMKKFGIRAVIGKGGMGPKTLAALGEHGGVYLNAIGGAAQYYADCIKGVDGVDLMEFGIPEAMWHLNVEGFTAVVTMDSHGKSLHADVDKSSLEKLAQHAERVF from the coding sequence ATGAATCTTCAAACTTTGGAGAAAAGTCTTTACAATTTAATTACTGAAACGTCAACAAACTTACCAAAAGATGTACGTCGTGCCATTAAAAAAGCTAAAGAAGCTGAAAATGCGGGTACTCGCGCAGCAATGAGTTTAGAAACAATCTCAAATAATATTATTATGGCAGAAGACAACGTATCACCAATCTGTCAAGATACTGGTCTACCAACATTTAAAATTTACACTCCTGTAGGTGTAAACCAATTAGAAATTAAAGAAGCGATTAAAAAAGCAATTAACGATACAACAGCTGATGCAAAATTACGTCCAAATGCCGTTGATTCTTTAACTGGTGCAAACAGTGGGAATAACCTTGGTGATGGTCTGCCAGTTATGAAATTCGAGCAATGGGAAAAAGATTATATTACGATTAAATTAATTCTTAAAGGTGGCGGCTGTGAAAACAAAAACATCCAGTACAGCCTACCATGTGAGTTAGAAGGTCTTGGCCGTGCTGGTCGTGATTTAGATGGTATCCGTAAATGTATCTTACACTCTGTTTATCAAGCACAAGGACAAGGCTGTTCTGCAGGCTTTATCGGTGTAGGTATCGGTGGCGATCGCTCTTCTGGATATGATTTAGCAAAAGAGCAATTATTCCGTCATGTTGAAGATACAAATTCAAATCCTGACCTTGCTAAATTAGAAGAATATGTTGTGAAAACTGCAAACACTTTCGGTATCGGTACAATGGGCTTCGGTGGTGAAGCAACTTTACTTGGCTGTAAAATTGGTGTAATGCACCGTATTCCTGCTTCATTCTACGTATCTGTAGCATATAACTGCTGGGCATACCGTCGTATGGCAGTTGATATTAATCCTGAAACAGGCGAAATCATCAACTGGCACTACCAAGAAGGTGAAAAAATTACATTTAAAGAAGATGAAGTCGCTGCAACAACAGATGAAACTTTAACAAATGTAGTAGAACTTACTGCTCCAATTACAGAAGAACAAATTCGTTCACTTAAAGTTGGTGACGTTGTATCTATTACTGGCCGTATGTACACTGGCCGTGATGCAATTCACCATCATTTAATGAGTCACGATGCACCAGTCGATCTTAACGGACAAGTTATTTATCACTGTGGTCCTGTAATGGCAAAAGACGAAGAAGGCAACTGGACTGTGAAAGCTGCTGGTCCAACTACTTCTATTCGTGAGGAGCCATATCAAGGCGACATTATGAAAAAATTCGGTATCCGCGCAGTAATTGGTAAAGGTGGTATGGGTCCTAAAACGCTTGCTGCTTTAGGCGAACACGGCGGTGTTTACTTGAATGCAATTGGTGGTGCTGCTCAATACTACGCAGACTGCATTAAAGGTGTAGATGGTGTAGACTTAATGGAATTCGGTATTCCAGAAGCTATGTGGCACTTAAATGTTGAAGGGTTCACAGCTGTAGTAACAATGGACTCTCACGGTAAATCGCTTCACGCTGATGTGGACAAATCTTCTCTAGAAAAACTTGCTCAACATGCAGAAAGAGTTTTCTAA
- a CDS encoding YwqG family protein, protein MSETISLKLPKEVEHFRNIIEGTMKPVVVIETHEKETTLFESKFAGNPYFPLSMEYPKNEEQQPLKLLAQINFADVPKHLPHFPNEGILQFYIDGYDDVLGMDFDNGKNQNGFRVIFHDTIVKDESQLIQDFSFVENKEEELYFPVDKEMALSFKAKFEPLSMDDFRSNEIYASIETAAEEDEELTDVLYDVLTGDGHKIGGYPFFTQEDPRAYGNYTDSTTMLLQIDSEGDHIMWGDCGVCNFFITEDELKNKDFSKVVYNWDCH, encoded by the coding sequence ATGTCTGAAACAATATCGTTGAAGTTACCAAAGGAAGTTGAGCATTTTCGAAATATAATAGAAGGAACTATGAAGCCTGTTGTTGTAATTGAAACGCATGAAAAGGAAACGACATTATTTGAAAGTAAGTTTGCAGGTAATCCGTATTTTCCACTTTCTATGGAATATCCAAAAAACGAGGAACAACAACCATTAAAGCTTTTAGCACAAATTAATTTTGCAGATGTACCTAAGCACTTACCTCATTTCCCTAACGAGGGGATACTGCAATTTTATATTGATGGCTATGATGATGTACTTGGAATGGATTTCGATAATGGGAAAAATCAAAATGGTTTTCGAGTTATTTTCCACGATACAATCGTCAAGGATGAATCACAGCTTATTCAAGATTTCTCATTTGTAGAAAATAAAGAAGAAGAATTGTACTTTCCAGTAGATAAGGAAATGGCATTGTCCTTTAAAGCAAAATTTGAACCTTTATCTATGGATGACTTTAGAAGCAATGAAATATACGCAAGCATCGAAACAGCCGCTGAAGAAGACGAAGAGCTGACAGATGTATTATATGATGTATTAACGGGTGATGGTCATAAAATTGGAGGGTATCCTTTCTTTACACAGGAGGATCCTAGAGCATACGGCAATTATACGGATTCAACAACAATGTTACTTCAAATAGATAGTGAAGGAGATCATATTATGTGGGGGGATTGTGGTGTTTGCAATTTCTTCATTACAGAGGATGAACTTAAAAATAAAGATTTTAGCAAAGTTGTTTACAATTGGGATTGTCATTAA
- a CDS encoding SE1561 family protein, translating into MSKPITDKEQQVTYLKERLEMFLEVLDAIDPEKTELQDIDRLIQMMDDLEDKMEQFNAREQ; encoded by the coding sequence ATGTCAAAGCCAATCACGGATAAAGAACAACAAGTGACTTACTTAAAAGAACGTCTTGAAATGTTTTTAGAAGTTTTAGATGCCATCGACCCAGAAAAAACTGAATTACAAGATATTGATCGTTTAATTCAAATGATGGATGATTTAGAAGATAAAATGGAGCAATTCAACGCTCGTGAACAATAG
- a CDS encoding MFS transporter: MNYFSDYSKKRFTILVLIVSISGFSQGMLLPLISIIFERDGVSSALNGLNATGLYIGTLLISPFIEQPLRKWGYKPIILIGGAFVFVSLIIFPLWKSVTFWFVLRLLIGVGDHALHYATQTWITSTADHKSLGKGMAIYGLSFSMGFAIGPLMVQLIQIAEALPFIVSSIMCLFAWSFVFFLRNEKPERLTGDMNARGWNRYKVAIVFGWIAFLGPFVYGFLESSLNALFPVYALRIGFEVDMIPIILSVFTFGGILTQVPLGALGDKMGRRNILMFGSFGGAILFSIASFLEHSQMAVAIAFFFAGTFVGSMFSLGITFMADLTPKELLPTGNLLCGIALSIGSLTGPFLGGVYLEFVKNYSFLLLVALLLLAVATVLLVFGNKNKRSVTV, translated from the coding sequence ATGAATTACTTCTCAGATTACAGCAAAAAAAGATTTACTATTTTAGTGTTAATTGTATCTATATCGGGATTTTCACAAGGAATGCTACTGCCGCTTATCTCCATAATTTTTGAGCGTGATGGTGTTTCGTCCGCTTTAAATGGTTTAAATGCGACGGGACTATACATAGGAACTTTATTAATCTCACCGTTTATCGAACAGCCTTTACGAAAATGGGGCTATAAGCCAATTATTTTAATTGGCGGGGCATTTGTCTTTGTATCACTTATCATATTCCCTTTATGGAAAAGTGTCACATTTTGGTTTGTGCTACGTTTGCTAATAGGTGTTGGAGATCATGCGCTACATTATGCTACTCAAACATGGATTACGAGCACAGCTGATCATAAAAGCTTAGGCAAAGGTATGGCTATTTATGGTTTGTCCTTTAGCATGGGCTTTGCGATAGGGCCATTGATGGTACAGCTTATACAAATTGCAGAGGCATTGCCGTTTATTGTGTCATCGATTATGTGCTTATTTGCTTGGTCATTTGTATTCTTTTTACGCAATGAAAAGCCAGAGCGTTTAACGGGTGATATGAATGCAAGAGGATGGAATCGCTATAAGGTGGCAATTGTATTTGGATGGATAGCATTTTTAGGTCCGTTTGTTTACGGTTTTTTAGAATCTTCATTAAATGCCTTATTTCCAGTATACGCTTTACGTATAGGTTTTGAGGTAGACATGATTCCAATTATTTTATCCGTCTTTACATTTGGGGGCATTTTAACGCAAGTGCCGCTTGGTGCACTTGGCGATAAAATGGGGCGACGGAATATACTGATGTTTGGATCATTTGGAGGCGCAATTTTATTTAGTATTGCTAGTTTTTTAGAGCACTCACAAATGGCAGTAGCGATCGCGTTTTTCTTCGCAGGTACATTTGTCGGTTCGATGTTTTCTCTCGGTATTACGTTTATGGCTGATTTAACGCCTAAAGAGCTATTACCAACCGGAAACCTTCTTTGTGGTATTGCATTAAGTATCGGTAGTTTAACAGGACCGTTTTTAGGTGGCGTTTATTTAGAATTTGTAAAAAATTATAGCTTCCTGTTACTTGTAGCACTTCTATTACTAGCTGTAGCGACAGTTCTACTTGTATTTGGGAATAAAAATAAGCGATCAGTGACTGTTTAA
- the rlmD gene encoding 23S rRNA (uracil(1939)-C(5))-methyltransferase RlmD, producing the protein MTQQTTMEVGQKFPLTIKRLGINGEGVGFYKRNVVFVKGAIPGEEITAQVTKTQHNFAEADILAIRKASQFRQEAPCPVYNECGGCQLQHMTYEKQLIEKRDIVIQALERYAKPLAETVEVRNTLGMDNPWNYRNKSQFQVRKEGKRVYAGLFTEGSNKLLNINDCLVQHPITSKITVATRKILQKLNITIYDGRTLDGLVRTIVVRTGIRTGETQVVLVTTRKEIPHLTELLTRIKKIDPSIVSIAQNINREKTSLIFGDETIVLDGKDTIHEELGELAFDLSARAFFQLNPTQTVHLYDEIKKAAALTGKETVVDAYCGVGTIGLWLADKAKEVRGMDVIPESIQDARTNARNHGFKHTKYAVGTAESVLAKWRKEGFTPDVITVDPPRTGLAPEFIRTVLKLKPKHFVYTSCNPSTLAKDLQELSKLYDVEYIQPVDMFAQTAQVECVAKLVLKK; encoded by the coding sequence TTGACGCAACAAACTACGATGGAAGTGGGACAAAAATTCCCATTAACTATAAAAAGACTTGGCATTAATGGCGAGGGCGTTGGCTTTTATAAACGCAACGTCGTCTTCGTAAAAGGCGCTATTCCTGGAGAAGAAATTACTGCCCAAGTTACGAAAACCCAACACAATTTCGCTGAGGCAGATATACTTGCCATACGGAAAGCGTCACAATTTCGTCAGGAAGCACCCTGCCCAGTTTACAATGAATGCGGTGGGTGCCAGCTTCAACATATGACATACGAAAAACAGCTTATAGAAAAACGGGATATCGTTATTCAAGCGTTAGAACGCTATGCTAAGCCATTAGCAGAAACCGTAGAAGTTCGCAATACACTTGGTATGGACAACCCTTGGAATTATCGAAATAAAAGCCAGTTCCAAGTACGCAAAGAAGGCAAACGTGTCTATGCTGGGCTTTTTACAGAAGGCAGCAACAAGCTACTGAATATTAATGATTGCCTTGTACAGCATCCAATTACATCGAAAATTACTGTAGCGACACGTAAAATCTTACAAAAGCTAAATATTACGATTTACGATGGTCGTACGCTCGATGGTTTAGTGCGTACGATTGTTGTACGTACAGGTATTCGCACTGGTGAAACGCAAGTGGTGCTTGTTACGACTCGTAAAGAAATCCCTCACCTTACTGAGCTTTTAACGCGCATTAAAAAAATCGATCCAAGTATCGTATCGATTGCACAAAACATTAACCGTGAAAAAACATCACTTATTTTTGGTGATGAAACAATTGTTCTTGATGGCAAGGACACAATACATGAAGAACTAGGAGAATTAGCATTTGATTTATCTGCTCGCGCATTCTTCCAATTGAATCCAACACAAACCGTACATTTATACGATGAAATCAAAAAAGCAGCGGCATTAACAGGCAAAGAAACCGTTGTTGATGCCTATTGCGGAGTTGGCACTATCGGTTTATGGCTAGCAGATAAAGCGAAAGAAGTTCGTGGTATGGACGTAATTCCAGAAAGCATTCAAGATGCACGAACAAACGCGCGTAACCATGGCTTTAAACATACAAAATATGCAGTCGGCACAGCTGAAAGTGTTTTAGCAAAATGGCGTAAAGAAGGCTTCACGCCTGATGTTATTACAGTAGATCCGCCACGCACAGGCCTTGCACCAGAATTTATCCGCACTGTCCTTAAGCTAAAACCGAAACATTTTGTCTATACGTCTTGTAACCCATCAACATTAGCTAAAGATTTACAGGAATTATCAAAGCTTTATGATGTAGAATATATCCAACCAGTAGATATGTTCGCACAAACTGCACAAGTCGAATGTGTTGCTAAGCTTGTGTTAAAAAAATAA
- a CDS encoding polysaccharide deacetylase family protein encodes MWKQHIVGAVIATFIIAAAISINPYFASGSDEYHWGIKRAKNGEPAQAGAQLDKLLDQYGAIYKGKPDKKVVYLTFDNGYENGYTESILDTLEKEKAPATFFLTGHYLDSAGDLVKRMVQDGHTIGNHSYGHPNMAKLTRDGMRAEWRKFDAKLRELTGIDRTTYARPPEGIFNAKLLEVGNAEGYRHIFWSIAFKDWLKDERRGADYAYNALMEQLHPGAVILMHTVAQDNAEALPLFIAEAKKQGYTFLSLDDLVLEYEDFPVTMQSSTP; translated from the coding sequence ATGTGGAAACAACATATAGTAGGTGCAGTAATCGCTACTTTTATTATTGCCGCAGCAATAAGCATTAATCCATACTTTGCATCTGGCTCAGATGAATATCATTGGGGCATTAAACGAGCAAAGAATGGCGAACCAGCACAGGCAGGAGCACAACTTGATAAACTACTCGACCAATATGGAGCAATTTATAAAGGAAAACCCGATAAAAAAGTGGTCTATTTAACCTTTGATAACGGATACGAAAATGGCTATACAGAAAGTATATTGGATACGTTAGAAAAAGAAAAAGCACCAGCAACCTTCTTTTTAACTGGTCATTATTTAGATAGTGCTGGTGACCTTGTTAAGCGTATGGTGCAAGACGGTCATACAATCGGTAACCATTCCTATGGTCATCCGAATATGGCAAAGTTAACAAGAGATGGTATGCGTGCAGAATGGCGTAAGTTTGATGCGAAACTGCGTGAATTAACAGGCATAGACCGTACAACTTATGCTCGTCCACCCGAAGGAATTTTCAATGCTAAGTTGTTAGAAGTCGGCAATGCAGAAGGTTACCGTCATATTTTCTGGTCTATCGCTTTTAAAGATTGGCTAAAGGATGAACGACGTGGAGCAGATTATGCTTATAATGCTTTAATGGAGCAACTTCACCCTGGCGCTGTCATTTTAATGCATACAGTAGCTCAAGATAATGCGGAGGCTCTACCTTTATTCATCGCTGAAGCAAAGAAACAAGGCTATACTTTTTTATCGCTTGACGATTTAGTATTGGAGTATGAAGATTTCCCTGTCACTATGCAATCGTCCACTCCTTAG
- a CDS encoding TIGR01777 family oxidoreductase, whose amino-acid sequence MKIVIAGGTGFVGKALTKLLQEQGHELFVLSRSNSKYENGIHYVQWLKDGARPEKELDENIDAVVNLAGVSLNDGRWTKKQKKAIYTSRMDATLEIVRIIEQFKEKPNVLVNASAVGIYPPSTVATYSENASDYAKDFLGWTVYDWERHAKRAEKLGVRVALARFGVILGRDNGALPSMLLPYKLHIGGTIGTGEQWLSWIHVEDVARAIYFAITNSSINGPFNVTAPHPTRMKEFGQTIAQVMGRRHWMPVPSFAMRLALGEQSMLVLEGQHVIPTVLETQNFEFKYPYLKEALENLL is encoded by the coding sequence ATGAAAATTGTCATTGCTGGTGGTACTGGTTTTGTTGGGAAGGCGTTAACAAAACTGTTGCAAGAACAAGGACATGAGTTATTCGTTTTATCCCGTAGCAATTCGAAATATGAAAATGGCATTCATTATGTACAATGGCTAAAAGATGGAGCTCGACCAGAAAAGGAATTGGACGAGAATATCGATGCAGTCGTCAATTTAGCAGGAGTGTCATTAAATGATGGACGTTGGACAAAGAAGCAAAAGAAAGCTATTTATACAAGTCGCATGGACGCTACACTAGAAATTGTACGTATTATAGAACAATTTAAGGAAAAACCGAACGTACTTGTCAATGCCAGTGCAGTTGGAATTTACCCACCTTCCACAGTGGCCACCTATAGTGAAAACGCTAGCGACTACGCAAAAGATTTCTTAGGATGGACAGTCTATGATTGGGAACGCCATGCAAAGCGAGCAGAAAAACTCGGTGTTCGTGTAGCACTTGCTCGTTTTGGTGTTATTTTAGGTCGTGACAACGGTGCACTTCCTTCCATGCTATTGCCCTATAAACTACATATCGGTGGCACGATTGGTACAGGCGAGCAATGGTTATCATGGATTCATGTAGAAGATGTAGCGCGGGCTATTTATTTTGCCATTACCAATTCATCTATTAACGGACCATTTAATGTGACTGCTCCACATCCAACACGCATGAAGGAATTTGGTCAAACAATTGCACAAGTAATGGGACGTCGTCATTGGATGCCAGTCCCGAGTTTTGCCATGCGTTTAGCTCTCGGAGAACAAAGTATGCTCGTTTTAGAAGGACAACATGTAATACCGACTGTTTTAGAAACGCAAAATTTTGAATTTAAATATCCTTATTTAAAAGAAGCACTTGAAAATTTATTATAA
- the recX gene encoding recombination regulator RecX encodes MRVITKIARQKNNPERYNIYLNEEYAFPVDEAILIQFGLTKGKVLEEFDIQEIAYEDEIRKAFNKGLNFLSYQMRSEHEVKKKLSSLEFGEAVILEAIQKLKSYGFLNDESYSKALLDTKKATMKKGPRAIRQDLIKKGIDKSLQDEVLETFSHEEQVKLATQLAEKVIRSEKKKTPTQIKTKIQDFLMRKGYSFTIVDEVLGQVEIEQAEDEWQTLLDVQGEKVWKKYASKYTGYELKMKTKQALYQKGFPVEVIDRFIEEKENGE; translated from the coding sequence ATGCGTGTTATTACAAAAATTGCGCGTCAAAAAAACAATCCAGAACGCTATAATATATATTTAAATGAGGAATACGCTTTTCCTGTAGACGAGGCGATTTTAATACAATTTGGTCTTACAAAAGGAAAGGTGCTTGAAGAATTTGATATTCAGGAAATTGCCTATGAAGATGAAATTCGCAAAGCATTTAATAAAGGGCTAAACTTTTTATCCTATCAAATGCGTAGTGAGCATGAGGTGAAGAAAAAGTTAAGCTCATTAGAGTTTGGGGAAGCGGTAATATTAGAAGCGATTCAAAAGTTAAAATCATATGGCTTTTTAAATGATGAATCTTATTCGAAAGCATTGCTCGATACAAAAAAAGCTACGATGAAAAAAGGGCCTCGAGCAATTCGACAAGATCTCATTAAAAAAGGAATCGATAAAAGTTTACAAGATGAAGTGCTTGAAACATTTAGCCATGAAGAACAAGTGAAGCTTGCAACACAGCTTGCAGAAAAAGTAATTCGTTCTGAGAAGAAGAAAACACCAACGCAAATAAAGACTAAGATACAAGATTTTTTAATGCGAAAAGGGTATTCTTTTACTATTGTCGATGAAGTACTTGGACAAGTTGAAATTGAGCAAGCAGAAGATGAATGGCAGACCTTACTCGATGTGCAAGGCGAAAAAGTTTGGAAAAAGTATGCGTCGAAGTATACTGGTTATGAATTAAAAATGAAAACGAAGCAGGCGCTTTATCAAAAGGGATTTCCTGTAGAAGTTATAGATCGTTTTATTGAAGAGAAGGAGAATGGGGAATGA
- a CDS encoding YfhH family protein: protein MNEKNYAAMTEHELREEVGKLKEKARKAEQLGILNEFAVYERKALMAAAYLVDLDTIVPGEMYRIDGSDNNYFQVDYLKGRFAWGHRLGGDKYQEALPVSILSPIKVGK from the coding sequence ATGAATGAAAAAAACTATGCTGCAATGACAGAGCATGAACTACGTGAAGAAGTAGGAAAGCTAAAAGAGAAGGCTCGTAAGGCAGAACAGCTAGGCATACTTAATGAATTTGCAGTGTATGAGCGTAAAGCTTTAATGGCAGCTGCATATTTAGTTGATTTAGATACGATTGTACCTGGGGAAATGTACAGAATCGATGGCTCAGACAACAACTATTTCCAAGTTGATTATTTAAAGGGACGTTTTGCGTGGGGTCATCGCCTAGGCGGCGATAAATATCAGGAAGCCTTACCCGTTTCAATTTTATCACCTATAAAGGTGGGGAAATAA
- a CDS encoding YfhJ family protein, translated as MQEKIDKLTAELLEKNPQMSAGRARVWIELLWSDFESTSAKAGYDYRGADYTENLVRQLIVSYGDKLHQFAGRNPKYAHLLDASDDMVQ; from the coding sequence ATGCAAGAAAAAATCGACAAACTAACAGCAGAGTTACTTGAGAAAAATCCTCAAATGTCAGCAGGGCGTGCGCGTGTTTGGATTGAACTGTTATGGAGCGATTTTGAATCAACATCTGCAAAAGCGGGCTATGATTATCGTGGGGCTGATTACACTGAAAACTTAGTACGCCAGCTAATTGTAAGCTATGGCGATAAGCTCCATCAATTTGCAGGACGTAATCCAAAATACGCTCATTTACTAGATGCTAGTGATGATATGGTACAATAA